A DNA window from Candidatus Sulfidibacterium hydrothermale contains the following coding sequences:
- a CDS encoding hydantoinase B/oxoprolinase family protein — translation MEKAFYEIFVDTGGTFTDVLAYDRQNRMIQLKILSRGGLRGKIISQYADRVYQIDENWQLKKDILKGFTFSLLKDTVPTGRVVAFDPKRHLLTLDRPVISNKMPLNLSFEISSGEEAPVLAARIITQTPLGTPFPPVKMRLGTTKGTNALLESKGGRSVLFITRGFGDLLKIGTQQRPDIFSLVIPPARVLPEQIIEVDERMDASGTVLISPDIEKYRGIVRRLQQEGVLSAAVAFLHSWKNPGHEMLFRQLLEEEGFRYISLASALSPLIKILERTQTVTVNAYLDPVINHYLSGIRKYTDDLLVMNSAGGLVPAGEFHPKDSLLSGPAGGVVGAAAAGSQCRRKKLITFDMGGTSTDVSRYNGSYDYQYEIAFGHARLFSPAIAIETVAAGGGSVCAFDGFKMTVGPESAGAFPGPACYGAGGPLTLTDVNLLAGRLDVRSFGIPVDKKAAGDKLKQLMHKMESETSKKPEKEKILSGFLSIANEIMAGAIRKISVSKGFNPADYTLLAFGGAGGLHACALADLLGIKEIIVPARAGILSAAGIGSAKVEKQVKRQLLLDFEPAVNHLDTVFEEMEKQLFSSVPDGEFEVYQRRLFLRFKGQDAGLAVDWNGDSEACLNAFRREYEKLFGHWIENRTLEIESVLLSIRSKEKHRLAAKTGTKPVRKKAPVHHHQESYTGNGWQRVPVYLRNELQPGNFITGPALITDDKSTTFLEKDWFAEVDVHGHLLLEKVKKEKTAVKIDPFETQLELFANRFKMLAENMGAVLQRTALSVNIKERMDFSCALLDRSGYLVANAPHIPVHLGGLGICVREILKRFTFSPGDTFITNHPAYGGSHLPDVTLITPVFNRKGELLAFVVNRAHHAEIGGITPGSMPPFATRLSEEGVVIAPVRLVKQGKVLWDEMETLFGSGKYPSRSVPENMADLKAALAANYNGRNAFLQLLDDYGEKEVLQYMDALRALAARKMRRVLSRFPDGKYNAEEKLDDGSVLKVEITIRRDAVHFDFSGSSPVHPGNLNANRAIVHSVIIYVMRLLLNENIPLNDGLMEPVSVHLPAGLLNPVFSDDPDECPAVVGGNVEVSQRLTDTLLKAFGVAACSQGTMNNVLFGNRNFGYYETVAGGVGATPVADGASGVHQHMTNTRITDPEILEFRYPVRLKRFQIRENSGGDGKHSGGNGLIREYEFLEEMELSLLSQHRKTVPYGMRGGQPGSPGEQWLVSADGIKKQLEGISRIKVHPKDVLLLKTPGGGGFGEKTENESS, via the coding sequence ATGGAAAAAGCATTCTATGAAATATTTGTTGATACGGGTGGTACTTTTACCGATGTGTTGGCTTATGATCGGCAAAACCGGATGATTCAGCTGAAAATCCTGAGCAGAGGAGGATTGCGGGGAAAAATTATTTCGCAGTATGCCGACCGGGTTTATCAGATAGATGAAAACTGGCAGTTGAAAAAAGATATTCTCAAAGGCTTTACCTTTTCTTTGCTGAAAGATACAGTTCCCACAGGCCGGGTGGTGGCTTTTGATCCCAAGCGTCATCTTTTAACCCTTGACCGGCCTGTTATTTCAAATAAAATGCCGTTAAATCTCTCTTTTGAGATTAGCAGTGGCGAAGAAGCTCCGGTGTTGGCGGCGCGTATTATCACGCAGACTCCGCTGGGAACACCGTTTCCGCCGGTTAAAATGCGCTTGGGGACGACCAAAGGAACCAACGCTTTGCTGGAATCCAAAGGCGGACGCAGTGTTTTGTTCATTACCCGGGGTTTTGGCGATTTGTTAAAGATCGGCACCCAGCAGCGACCTGATATTTTTAGCCTTGTCATTCCACCTGCCCGTGTGTTGCCCGAGCAGATTATCGAAGTGGATGAACGGATGGATGCCAGTGGTACCGTGCTTATTTCGCCGGATATTGAAAAATACCGGGGAATTGTTCGCCGGCTGCAACAGGAAGGCGTTCTCTCGGCCGCGGTAGCTTTTTTGCATTCGTGGAAAAATCCCGGACATGAAATGCTTTTCAGGCAGCTGCTTGAAGAAGAAGGTTTCCGGTATATTTCCCTCGCTTCTGCATTGTCGCCACTCATAAAAATTCTGGAAAGGACCCAAACGGTTACGGTCAATGCTTATCTGGATCCGGTGATTAACCATTATTTAAGCGGAATAAGAAAATATACTGATGACCTGCTGGTGATGAACAGTGCCGGCGGACTGGTGCCTGCCGGCGAATTTCATCCGAAAGACAGCCTGCTCAGCGGCCCGGCCGGAGGGGTGGTGGGAGCCGCCGCCGCCGGCAGCCAGTGCAGACGTAAAAAACTGATTACTTTCGATATGGGGGGAACTTCCACGGATGTGTCGCGTTACAACGGTTCTTATGATTATCAGTATGAAATAGCTTTTGGTCATGCCCGGCTGTTTAGTCCGGCTATTGCCATAGAAACGGTGGCGGCGGGCGGTGGCTCGGTGTGCGCTTTCGATGGATTTAAAATGACAGTGGGGCCTGAGAGTGCCGGGGCTTTTCCCGGACCGGCCTGCTATGGTGCCGGCGGGCCGCTGACACTTACCGATGTCAATTTGTTGGCCGGAAGGCTGGATGTCCGGAGTTTTGGAATTCCGGTAGACAAAAAAGCTGCCGGGGACAAACTAAAGCAGTTAATGCATAAAATGGAATCAGAAACCAGTAAAAAACCGGAGAAAGAAAAAATATTATCCGGTTTTCTTTCCATTGCCAACGAGATCATGGCTGGCGCTATCCGGAAAATATCGGTATCCAAAGGGTTTAATCCGGCTGATTATACGTTGCTTGCTTTTGGTGGTGCTGGCGGGCTGCATGCCTGCGCCCTGGCCGATCTTCTTGGAATAAAAGAGATTATTGTGCCGGCACGGGCCGGTATTTTAAGTGCGGCTGGTATTGGCAGCGCAAAAGTGGAAAAACAGGTCAAACGGCAGTTGCTGCTCGATTTTGAACCGGCCGTCAATCATCTCGACACGGTTTTTGAAGAGATGGAAAAACAGTTGTTTTCTTCTGTTCCGGATGGTGAATTTGAAGTGTATCAACGCCGGTTGTTTTTGCGGTTTAAGGGACAGGATGCCGGTCTTGCTGTGGATTGGAACGGTGACAGCGAAGCTTGTTTGAATGCTTTTCGCCGGGAATATGAAAAACTTTTCGGCCACTGGATTGAAAACCGTACCCTTGAAATCGAATCGGTTCTTCTCAGCATTCGTTCCAAAGAAAAACATCGTTTGGCGGCAAAAACCGGTACAAAGCCGGTCAGGAAAAAAGCACCGGTTCATCATCATCAGGAAAGTTATACCGGCAACGGATGGCAGCGTGTGCCGGTTTACCTCAGAAATGAGTTGCAGCCCGGCAATTTTATCACAGGGCCTGCCCTGATCACAGATGACAAAAGCACGACTTTCCTTGAAAAAGACTGGTTTGCCGAAGTGGATGTCCACGGTCATTTGCTTTTGGAAAAAGTAAAAAAGGAAAAGACAGCCGTGAAGATTGATCCTTTTGAAACACAGCTCGAACTGTTTGCCAACCGGTTTAAAATGCTGGCCGAAAATATGGGCGCTGTTTTACAGCGCACGGCGCTCTCGGTGAATATTAAAGAGCGAATGGATTTCTCATGCGCGTTGCTTGACCGTTCGGGATATCTTGTGGCTAATGCCCCGCATATTCCGGTTCATCTTGGTGGATTGGGTATTTGTGTGCGGGAGATACTCAAAAGATTCACTTTCTCTCCGGGCGATACTTTTATCACCAATCATCCGGCTTATGGCGGATCGCATCTCCCTGATGTTACATTGATTACGCCTGTTTTTAACCGGAAAGGAGAGCTGCTGGCGTTTGTTGTTAACCGGGCGCATCATGCTGAAATCGGCGGGATTACCCCGGGTTCCATGCCTCCCTTTGCTACCCGCCTTTCGGAAGAAGGGGTTGTGATTGCTCCTGTCCGGCTGGTAAAACAGGGAAAAGTATTGTGGGATGAAATGGAAACCCTTTTTGGTTCAGGAAAATATCCCAGTCGTTCAGTGCCTGAAAATATGGCCGATTTGAAAGCAGCACTGGCAGCGAATTATAATGGCCGGAATGCTTTTTTGCAGCTGTTGGACGATTATGGCGAAAAAGAAGTGCTGCAATACATGGATGCGCTTCGTGCATTGGCTGCCCGTAAAATGCGCCGGGTGCTTTCCCGTTTTCCGGACGGAAAATATAACGCTGAAGAAAAACTCGATGACGGCAGCGTGTTGAAAGTGGAAATAACCATTCGCCGTGATGCCGTTCATTTCGATTTTTCCGGCAGTTCACCCGTACATCCCGGAAATCTGAATGCTAACCGCGCGATTGTTCATTCGGTCATTATTTACGTGATGCGTTTGCTGCTGAATGAAAATATCCCGCTGAATGATGGTTTGATGGAGCCGGTGAGTGTGCATTTGCCCGCCGGATTGTTGAATCCTGTTTTTAGTGATGATCCTGATGAATGTCCGGCCGTGGTAGGGGGAAATGTGGAAGTGAGTCAGCGGTTGACGGATACTTTGCTGAAAGCCTTTGGCGTGGCGGCGTGCAGCCAGGGGACCATGAACAATGTTCTTTTTGGTAACCGGAATTTTGGGTATTACGAAACCGTGGCCGGAGGTGTGGGAGCTACTCCTGTGGCCGATGGGGCTTCCGGTGTCCATCAGCACATGACCAATACCCGGATCACCGATCCTGAAATACTCGAATTCCGTTATCCTGTTCGCTTGAAACGGTTTCAAATACGCGAAAATTCTGGCGGCGATGGAAAACACAGTGGGGGCAATGGCCTGATTCGTGAATACGAGTTTTTGGAAGAAATGGAGCTGTCACTCCTTAGTCAGCACCGGAAAACAGTTCCTTACGGAATGCGTGGCGGACAACCTGGCAGCCCCGGCGAACAATGGTTGGTTTCGGCCGATGGCATTAAAAAACAACTGGAAGGAATTTCCCGCATAAAAGTGCATCCAAAAGATGTGCTACTGTTAAAAACACCCGGTGGCGGTGGGTTTGGTGAAAAAACGGAGAATGAATCTTCCTGA